Below is a window of Candidatus Schekmanbacteria bacterium DNA.
ATTAGAAACAGGATTATATAAGTAGTAATTAGGGCATACGAGTTTACAATCGTTGACATTCATAACGACTGGAATGTTATGCTTTTTTAATGCGTAAAGTATTGATGGCGAAATGTGGTGATAGATGAGATTTATATGAGCAATGTCAGGATGAATATCTCTTATAAGTTCTTCAATCTTTTTTTTGGATTCAAAAGAATAGATGAAACGGGAAATGGTTTTTAACGAGTGTGTCAGCTGATATATCAGTGAGTTGTTCGCATAATTGATGTTGCTTACGAAGTATTTTGAATAAGGACTTTCACGATTTCTTTTGTCGTTCATTGAGAAAAAAGACACCTCATGATTCTTTTTTTTCAAAATGTCTTCAAGTTGAAAGAGAAACCTTTCACTTCCTCCATTATCAAAAAGAAATTTGTGGCATAAAAGAACTTTCAATTTTTTTAGTTTCCAATATTTTTGTAGAATATTGATGTAAAAAGTGGATTTACAGTAACTCGTTTATATATTCCTGTTAATTTGTTCGGTTATTTATTGAAAGAAAATAATTTAATTATCTTTTTTATTCCTTTGCCATCTTTGCTGAATAATAATGAAAAAAAATTACTTGTCCACTTTAAAAAAATATTAGGGTTACTAAAAAGAAGTTTCATTTTATTCTTTAGACGAAATCTGTGCTGAAATTTTGCAAAGTCAATCAAAAGGTTTTCAAATTTGCTTTGCTCAATCGTGGTGAGATTCATTTCTGGATTGTGAGGATAAAAGGCGTACCATCTTAAATTAGAGGGAATTTTCCCTTTTTCTTTCATTTTTTCATAAAGATTGCTGCCAGGATATGGAGTCATAACGCTCATATCAGGTGTGTCAATTTTGATTTTTTTAACAAATTTTTTTAAGTTTGAAAAATCTTCTTCTTTATCGTCGGGAAAACCTAAGATTACAAATCCGTTTATTTTTATTCCATTTTTTTTGATGAGCTTTACTTTGTCAATGATTTCAGAAGTACTAAATCCCTTTCCCATTTTTTCAAGGTTTTTATCGCTTGCTGTTTCTATCCCTACAGAAACATTGGCACATCCTGATTTTTTCATCTTTAAAAGCAAGTTTTCGTCCAAAGCGTCAAGACGGGTGTAGCAACCCCACGATATTTTTAAATTTTCAGCACATATTAGTTCACAAATCTTTTCTACTCTCCTTTTGTCATAGGTAAAAGTGTCGTCAAAAAAGCAGAATTGACTGATTCTATATCTCTCCTTGGTAAACTTTATTTGGGATAACACATTTTCAGGACTTCGCAGCCGAAGTTTTCTTGTCCATACTGCACAGGAGGCGCAAAAGCTGCATTCATAAGGACAACCTCTTGAGGTTAAAATATAGCCTAAACTCGGAAGGGGAAAATCCTCATAATTTATAATGGAATCGATAGCGGGAAAGGGAATGGCATCGAGATTTCCAATTAAAGGACGGTGATAGTTATTGATAATCTCTCCATTTGATTTATAGGAGATTCCTCTTATATTCTTGAAATCATTTCCTCTATTGATTGATTCAATCAGCTCAGAAAAAGTTTCTTCTCCTTCCCCTTTGACAACGAAATCAATTGTATCTTCTTTAATTACATCTTCAGGAAATATTGAAGAATGAATTCCTCCGAAAATGACAGGAATTTTGTTATCAATTTTTTTTACAATTTTCGAAATATTAACCGCAGAGTCGTATGTTGGTGTAACTGATGTAATTCCTACTATATCAGGCATAACACTGCTAATGACACCTTCTATTTCATCCCATATCGGAGCATTTATGTCCTCAATTGTCTTATAACATTGCCATCTGTTTTTGATGTATAGAAGATTGAAATTCCTGAAGCCAAGAGATGTAAGTTCTTTATTGAACTCAGTGCAATAAATTTTTACTTTGTGCCCGCTTTTTTTTATTACTGAAGCAATATATGTTAATCCCCATGGAATGATATTATCTAATGAAAAGTCAAACAATCGATAATGAGGTGGTGAAATCAATAATATGTTCATCGTTTTTCATCTTAAATCTATGGGTATTTTTTTTCAATTCTTTTATTTCTTCCCACCAAAGACTCTCTTGACACAAATAAATCAATCTGTTAGTTTCCATCGTTATTTTTCAATAAGTTGGAGAGTTATTTAAGGGGTTAACATGGCAAAAAGAAAGATCATAGAAAAGGGATATGAACCGGGAAACATTGAAAAAAAATGGTATGACTATTGGCTTGAGAAAAAATATTTTCATGCAGATGATTCATCGGATAAACCTCCCTATTCAATTGTAATACCTCCCCCAAATGTTACTGGATCGCTTCATATGGGACATGCTCTCAACAATACTCTGCAGGATGTCCTTATCCGTTATAAGAGGATGGACGGCTTCAATACCCTGTGGATGCCCGGCACTGACCATGCGGGAATTGCCACACAGCATGTAGTCGAGAAAAAGCTCAAAGAGGAGGGTACTGATAGACACGAGCTTGGAAGGGAAAAGTTCATTGAACGTGTTTGGAAATGGAAAGAACAATATGGAGGATTCATTATAAATCAATTGAAACGATTGGGAGCTTCCTGCGATTGGGACCGTGAAAGATTTACGATGGACGAGGGGCTATCTTCTGCTGTAAGGGAAGTTTTTGTGCGCCTTTATAATGAAGGATTGATTTATAGAGGAAATTATATAATCAACTGGTGTCCAGTATGCCGAACAGCGCTTTCAGATCTTGAAGTGGAATATTCTGAAAAGAAAGGTGCTCTTTACCATATCAGATATCCATTTGCCGATGATCCTTCAAAAGGTGTTGTAGTTGCAACGACCCGTCCTGAAACAATGTTAGGTGATACTGCTGTGGCTGTGAATCCCAATGATGAAAGATATGAGGCATTAAAAGGCAAAACGGTCATCCTCCCCCTAATGGATAGGGAAATTCCTGTAATAATGGATGATTATGTTGATATGGAGTTTGGTACAGGTTGTCTCAAAATTACACCAGCCCACGACCCCAATGACTTTGAAATAGGTCTTCGTTTCAATCTTGAAATGATAAATATAATGAATGTTGACGGCACAATCAATGAGAATGGAGGAAAATATCAAGGGTTAGATAGATTTGAGGCAAGAAAGAAGGTGTTGGATGACCTCGAAAGGCAAGGCTTATTGATTAAGGTTGAAGATTATAACCATTCAGTGGGACATTGTTATAGATGCCGTTCTGTCGTAGAACCTTATCTTTCCAAGCAGTGGTTTGTAAAAACAAAACCTCTCGCAGAAGAGGCAATTAAAGCTGTTCGTGACGGAAGAATTCGTATTATTCCATCTATGTGGGAAAATTCATATTTCAGCTGGATGGAAAATATTCGTGATTGGTGTATTTCAAGACAAATTTGGTGGGGGCACAGAATTCCAATTTGGTATTGTAAAGATTGCGGCGAAATAATTGCCGCAACGAAAGTTCCACAAAACTGTGCAAAATGCAGTTCACAGAATTTGGAGCAGGAAACTGATGTCCTCGATACATGGTTTAGTTCAGCCCTTTGGCCCTTCTCAACCTTGGGTTGGCCCGAAGAAACAGATGCACTGAAAACTTTTTATCCTACTTCCTGCCTTATAACGGGTTTTGATATACTTTTTTTCTGGGTTGCCAGAATGATAATGATGGGCTTGAAATTTCGAGGTGATGTCCCATTTCGTGAAGTTTATATTCACGCGTTAGTTCGTGATGCGCAGGGACAAAAAATGTCGAAATCCAAAGGAAATGTAATCGATCCTCTTTTGATGATTGACAAATATGGGACCGATGCTTTTCGCTTCACGCTCGTAGCTCTTGCGGCTCAGGGAAGAGATGTCAAGATATCGGAGGAAAGAATCGAAGGATACAGGCATTTCGTAAATAAGCTATGGAATGCATCAAGGTTTGTGTTGATGAATATTGATTTGGACAATAATGATTTCGATTTTAAAAGAGCAGGCGAATGTCTATCGCTTGAAACTATTGATAAGTGGATATATGCAGAATTGAAAAAACTCATAAAGACTGTCCGCAATGCCCTTGACGCATATCGCTTCAATGATGCTGCGAGCGCTATTTATCAATTTTTATGGCATCAATATTGTGACTGGTTTATCGAGTTGGCAAAGACTGACCTGATGAAATCAGATATAGATGAAGAAAGAAAAGACAGTATCAGATTTGTGCTAGTTGATATACTGGAAAAAACCTTGCGCCTACTTCACCCCTTTATGCCTTTTGTCACAGAGGAGATATGGCATTTTTTACCTAACCATGGAGAGAGCATAACTATTGCACCTTTCCCCAAAGAAGATGATGTAAAATATGCTATGGAAAGCGTTTCGGAGATAGAGGAACTAAAAGCCCTAATAAATGGAGTAAGAAATGTAAGAGGCGAAATGAATATTTCACCGGCAAGTAGAATCGACTTAATAATTAATTTCTTTGATGAAATTCACTTAAATAGGGTAAAATCTTATGAGGGATATATTGAAGCTTTATGCAGGACTAAATCTATCAAGTTTGGCGTTGGAATGAATAAGCCGAAGCAGTCGGCAGTTGCTGTAAGCCATTTTTTTGAAGCCTATATTCCTTTGGAAGGGCTTATTGATATTGATGAAGAGAAAAAGAGGCTTCTGAAACAAAAAGCAAAACTTGAAAAAGACAGAGCAACATCTTCAAAGAAATTGGCAAATGAAAAGTTTCTTGCTAATGCACCTTCAGATGTTATTGAAAAAGAAAAAGGGAAACTCGAGAAAGTAGAAAAAGAAATAAAAAGGATTGAGAATCATCTCAATATGTTTGAGGCATAAAGATGAATATAGACTGGACAAAAGTTGACCCCCTTATAGAATGGTCTATTGAAGAAGATGTGGGGACAGGTGATATTACCACAAATGGAGTCCTTTATGAAAAGGTTCCTGCCATAGGAGAAATGATAGCAAAGGATGATATGGTTTTGGCGGGGATTGAAATCGTACCGCGAATACTATCAAAGGTTACTGAGGATTTTGAATTTAATGCAAATTTTAAAGATGGCGACCATGTCCCAGATAAATCGACGATTGCAACCATCAAAGCTGAGGCACATATTCTTCTAACCCATGAACGAGTGATTCTCAATTATGTACAACGTCTTTCTGGGATTGCAACATATGCATCGAAATTTGCCTCACAAGTAGAAGGAACAAAAGCCAAGATAGTAGATACAAGGAAGACAACACCCGGATGGCGTGTCCTTGAAAAATATGCAGTAAGAGTTGGAGGCGGTAAGAATCACAGATTTGGGCTCTTTGATGCTGTTTTAATTAAAGATAATCATATAAAAATGGTTGGAAGCATTACTGAAGCTGTAAGCAGAATGCGGGATTTTGTGCCTCACTATCTTAAACTTGAAGTAGAAGCAAGCACGCCTGAAGAAGTTAAAGAAGCCCTTGATGCAGGTGTTGAAATCATAATGCTTGATAATATGGATGAAGAAACACTCGAGGAGATGGTTAAATTGATTGATGGTAAAGCGACAATAGAAGTTTCGGGAGGGGTAACCCTTGATAATGTTGGTAAAATAGCCAAATTAGGAGTTGACCTCATCTCGATTGGAGCGCTAACTCATTCAGCCGCAGCAGAAGATATCAGTATGATAATCAAGCCTCTTGATTCATAATTCACGGGGATATTTTGATGATATTTAGCATTTCAGGCAAAAAAGTCAGAAAAGGTGGAAAATTTTTTCTTATAGCAGGACCTTGTGTAATTGAAAGTGAAAAACTTTGTATTGACATCGCCAAAAAGGTAAAAGACATATGCAGAAAGGAAGGAATCTTTTACATTTTCAAATCATCCTTTGATAAGGCAAATCGTTCATCGATCAAATCCTTTAGGGGGCCGGGATTTGAAAAAGGTCTCGATATTTTGGCAAATGTGAAATCAAAAGCAGGAGTCCCAATACTTTCTGATATTCATGAACCAAATCAAGCGGTTGATGCTTCGCAGGTACTCGATGTGATTCAAATTCCTGCTTTTCTTTGCCGTCAGACAGACCTTCTTATTGAAGCGGCAAAGACTGGTAAACCTTTGAATGTCAAAAAGGGGCAGTTTCTTGCTCCTCGTGATGTCTCGAATATCATTGAGAAAATTCAAAGCGCTGGCAATAAGAAGATTATGCTTACAGAGAGAGGGACAACTTTCGGATATAATAATTTGGTTGTTGATTTTAGAGGAATAGAAATTATGAAAAAGATGCCTTCTCTTGTCGGCTTTGATGCAACTCATAGTGTCCAATTACCGGGTGGAAGAGGTGTTTCATCAGGAGGAGAAAGCGAATATATTTTTCCACTTGTTTGCGCAGCATCGGCAGTTGGTGTCGATTTCATTTATGCCGAAGTGCATACCAATCCAGCGAAAGCCCTTTGTGATGCGCCAAATACACTTTCTCTTGGTGCATTGAAAAAACTCATCAGAAAAGCAAAAGCCATAGAAAAAGCTGTGAAGAGATAAAGAGAAAAAGATGAGTATTTGCGGCATTGGTATAGACCATATAGATATAGCAAAATTCAAATCTGTCTTGGAAAAAAGACGGGAAAGGTTTATAAAAAGGATATTTACCGAGAAAGAAAGGGAACTTGCAGGACAAAAAAATTTTTTAATGACGCTTGCAGGCAGATATGTGTCAAAAGAAGCTGTATTCAAAGCTCTTTCCCCTGCAAAGAATTCAGGTATATCATGGAAGGATATTGAGGTCCTAAATGAAGAATCAGGCACACCGATTGTGACTCTATATGGAAAAGCGCTCGAGCTTTTCAATGAAAAAAATATGAAAAAGATTTTTATTTCTATATCCCATACAAATACCTGTGCATTTGCGATGGTTGTTGTAGAGAAGGATTAGAGGTTGATAAAAGAATTTTCAATGATTTCCCTATTTAGATGATAAAGCGATGGCAACTCCTCAATATGTCAGAAGAATGTTTGCTTCTATTACCCAAAGATACGACCTTTTGAATCATCTTTTATCTTTTGGGTTGGATAGAAGCTGGCGTAAAAAGACTGCAGGTATTGCCCTTTCAGCAGGCAGCAGTGTCCTTGACATATGTGCTGGAACTCTTGATTTGTCAATTGAAATCAAGGAGCAGAAAAACGATGCAATGGTTGTATCAACAGATTTTTGCACTGAAATGCTGATTCATGGCATCAAAAAAATAAAAAATAATCCAAAAATAATGGAAATTCGAGTCCTCTCTGCAGATGCGATTTGCCTCCCCTTTAAGGATGAATCTTTCAACGCAGTAACAGTTGCATTTGGATTAAGAAATATTTCCCAATTGAAAAAAGCATTATCAGAAATGAGACGAGTGATAAAGAGGGGAGGGAAGGCAGTAATTTTGGAATTTTATAAACCTGAGGGCCTTTTCTTGTCTCTGCTGTTTCGTCCCTATTTGAGATTTGTGCTTCCTTTCATTGGACGGATAATCTCTGGAGATAAAGTTGCATACACTTATTTGAGGGATTCTGTAGAGGGGTTTGTAAGCCGCAAAGAAATGTCCGAACGACTCATTGAAGCAGGATTCAAAGATGTTGAATTTAAGGACCTTTCATTTGGAATTGCTACAATACATACAGGCGTAAAAGAATAATGGCTCAAGTAAAATTTATCGAATTTTTGAAAGACATCAAAATTGAACATACTCTTTTTGCTTTGCCATTTGCTATAACTTCAATGTTTATGGCAATCGACTCTTTACCGGAAATCAAACTTTTTTTCTGGATTATCCTTGCAATGGTTGGTGCAAGAAGTTGGGCTATGGCATTTAACAGAATTGTAGATGCTGAATATGATAGAAAAAATGAGAGGACTAAAAACAGAGCAATACCTGCTGGCAGGTTGAGCAAAAAACAGATGTTTTTTTACGCTTTTATTGCCCTTTTAATATTTGAGATATCAGCATATGAAATAAACCATCTTGCCTTTCTACTTTCTCCATTGGCTATTTTCATAATATCATTTTATTCTTTTACTAAGCGTTTTTCCTATTTTTCTCACTTCTTTCTCGGCTTATCTCTTGCAATTGCACCGGTTGGTGCATGGGTTGCTGTAAAGGAGGAAATTTCATTGATTTCAATTTTGCTTGGTTGCGCAGTCCTTTTTTGGACAGCAGGTTTTGATATTTTATATTCATTGCAGGATATCGAGTTTGACAAAAAGGAAGGTCTTTATTCATTTCCGGTAAAGTTTGGCATTGAGAAGTCTCTGCTAACAGCAAGAATTATGCATGCCATAATGATATTATTTTTAATAATACTTTCATATCCGGCAGCGCTTGGAAGATTTTATATATTAGGAATTGTCTTATGCGGAATATTTATCGCCTATGAACATTTCATCGTAAAACCAAGCGATTTGAGTCGAATTAATCAGGCATTTTTTACGGTCAATGCAGTAGTTAGCGTTGCAATTATGATATTTACCATTGCCGACATTTTTTTACGGTAGATATATAGTTGTAGGTGAATTTTTCCCTTCTTTTTTGTTTAGCAATACCTCGACACTCGAGAAGACCTGTATAATTTTGCCTGAAAATCCCTTTTTCATTAGACTTTTTTTCAATTCTTGTGTATTAGAAAAAAGTTTTATTGAAAATTCAAAATATTCATAATGCCAATTTAATGGAAGGAGGATGAAGAAGTGGGATTGAATCTAACTCAAAAGATTTTAAAATCACACCTTGTAAGCGGAAAGCTTATTCCCGGTGAAGAAATTGCAATAAAAATTGATCAAACTCTTACCCAAGATGCTACGGGGACAATGGCATATCTGCAGTTTGAAGCTCTTGGAATACCGAGAGTTAAAACAAAACTTTCTGTAAGTTATGTTGACCACAATACCTTACAGTCGGGTTTTGAAAATGCTGATGACCACCGTTATCTTCAGTCTGTAGCGGCAAAGTATGGAATTTATTTTTCAAAGCCGGGAAACGGCATTTGTCATCAAGTAAATCT
It encodes the following:
- the nadC gene encoding carboxylating nicotinate-nucleotide diphosphorylase, whose translation is MNIDWTKVDPLIEWSIEEDVGTGDITTNGVLYEKVPAIGEMIAKDDMVLAGIEIVPRILSKVTEDFEFNANFKDGDHVPDKSTIATIKAEAHILLTHERVILNYVQRLSGIATYASKFASQVEGTKAKIVDTRKTTPGWRVLEKYAVRVGGGKNHRFGLFDAVLIKDNHIKMVGSITEAVSRMRDFVPHYLKLEVEASTPEEVKEALDAGVEIIMLDNMDEETLEEMVKLIDGKATIEVSGGVTLDNVGKIAKLGVDLISIGALTHSAAAEDISMIIKPLDS
- a CDS encoding valine--tRNA ligase yields the protein MAKRKIIEKGYEPGNIEKKWYDYWLEKKYFHADDSSDKPPYSIVIPPPNVTGSLHMGHALNNTLQDVLIRYKRMDGFNTLWMPGTDHAGIATQHVVEKKLKEEGTDRHELGREKFIERVWKWKEQYGGFIINQLKRLGASCDWDRERFTMDEGLSSAVREVFVRLYNEGLIYRGNYIINWCPVCRTALSDLEVEYSEKKGALYHIRYPFADDPSKGVVVATTRPETMLGDTAVAVNPNDERYEALKGKTVILPLMDREIPVIMDDYVDMEFGTGCLKITPAHDPNDFEIGLRFNLEMINIMNVDGTINENGGKYQGLDRFEARKKVLDDLERQGLLIKVEDYNHSVGHCYRCRSVVEPYLSKQWFVKTKPLAEEAIKAVRDGRIRIIPSMWENSYFSWMENIRDWCISRQIWWGHRIPIWYCKDCGEIIAATKVPQNCAKCSSQNLEQETDVLDTWFSSALWPFSTLGWPEETDALKTFYPTSCLITGFDILFFWVARMIMMGLKFRGDVPFREVYIHALVRDAQGQKMSKSKGNVIDPLLMIDKYGTDAFRFTLVALAAQGRDVKISEERIEGYRHFVNKLWNASRFVLMNIDLDNNDFDFKRAGECLSLETIDKWIYAELKKLIKTVRNALDAYRFNDAASAIYQFLWHQYCDWFIELAKTDLMKSDIDEERKDSIRFVLVDILEKTLRLLHPFMPFVTEEIWHFLPNHGESITIAPFPKEDDVKYAMESVSEIEELKALINGVRNVRGEMNISPASRIDLIINFFDEIHLNRVKSYEGYIEALCRTKSIKFGVGMNKPKQSAVAVSHFFEAYIPLEGLIDIDEEKKRLLKQKAKLEKDRATSSKKLANEKFLANAPSDVIEKEKGKLEKVEKEIKRIENHLNMFEA
- the acpS gene encoding holo-[acyl-carrier-protein] synthase — encoded protein: MSICGIGIDHIDIAKFKSVLEKRRERFIKRIFTEKERELAGQKNFLMTLAGRYVSKEAVFKALSPAKNSGISWKDIEVLNEESGTPIVTLYGKALELFNEKNMKKIFISISHTNTCAFAMVVVEKD
- a CDS encoding radical SAM protein, whose protein sequence is MNILLISPPHYRLFDFSLDNIIPWGLTYIASVIKKSGHKVKIYCTEFNKELTSLGFRNFNLLYIKNRWQCYKTIEDINAPIWDEIEGVISSVMPDIVGITSVTPTYDSAVNISKIVKKIDNKIPVIFGGIHSSIFPEDVIKEDTIDFVVKGEGEETFSELIESINRGNDFKNIRGISYKSNGEIINNYHRPLIGNLDAIPFPAIDSIINYEDFPLPSLGYILTSRGCPYECSFCASCAVWTRKLRLRSPENVLSQIKFTKERYRISQFCFFDDTFTYDKRRVEKICELICAENLKISWGCYTRLDALDENLLLKMKKSGCANVSVGIETASDKNLEKMGKGFSTSEIIDKVKLIKKNGIKINGFVILGFPDDKEEDFSNLKKFVKKIKIDTPDMSVMTPYPGSNLYEKMKEKGKIPSNLRWYAFYPHNPEMNLTTIEQSKFENLLIDFAKFQHRFRLKNKMKLLFSNPNIFLKWTSNFFSLLFSKDGKGIKKIIKLFSFNK
- a CDS encoding 4-hydroxybenzoate octaprenyltransferase, yielding MAQVKFIEFLKDIKIEHTLFALPFAITSMFMAIDSLPEIKLFFWIILAMVGARSWAMAFNRIVDAEYDRKNERTKNRAIPAGRLSKKQMFFYAFIALLIFEISAYEINHLAFLLSPLAIFIISFYSFTKRFSYFSHFFLGLSLAIAPVGAWVAVKEEISLISILLGCAVLFWTAGFDILYSLQDIEFDKKEGLYSFPVKFGIEKSLLTARIMHAIMILFLIILSYPAALGRFYILGIVLCGIFIAYEHFIVKPSDLSRINQAFFTVNAVVSVAIMIFTIADIFLR
- the ubiE gene encoding bifunctional demethylmenaquinone methyltransferase/2-methoxy-6-polyprenyl-1,4-benzoquinol methylase UbiE is translated as MATPQYVRRMFASITQRYDLLNHLLSFGLDRSWRKKTAGIALSAGSSVLDICAGTLDLSIEIKEQKNDAMVVSTDFCTEMLIHGIKKIKNNPKIMEIRVLSADAICLPFKDESFNAVTVAFGLRNISQLKKALSEMRRVIKRGGKAVILEFYKPEGLFLSLLFRPYLRFVLPFIGRIISGDKVAYTYLRDSVEGFVSRKEMSERLIEAGFKDVEFKDLSFGIATIHTGVKE
- a CDS encoding 3-deoxy-8-phosphooctulonate synthase, encoding MIFSISGKKVRKGGKFFLIAGPCVIESEKLCIDIAKKVKDICRKEGIFYIFKSSFDKANRSSIKSFRGPGFEKGLDILANVKSKAGVPILSDIHEPNQAVDASQVLDVIQIPAFLCRQTDLLIEAAKTGKPLNVKKGQFLAPRDVSNIIEKIQSAGNKKIMLTERGTTFGYNNLVVDFRGIEIMKKMPSLVGFDATHSVQLPGGRGVSSGGESEYIFPLVCAASAVGVDFIYAEVHTNPAKALCDAPNTLSLGALKKLIRKAKAIEKAVKR